The following are from one region of the Ruficoccus sp. ZRK36 genome:
- a CDS encoding DUF3024 domain-containing protein, with the protein MALSEFEHAKVEQELVSLLETVRPPVEMRDQVDVIYRIKGQSIVLIEKRPYWRDPKEFTEREFAKVTFVKSTGTWSVYWKRASGQWERYDPCKTVPTLEAWIRLLCEDAYGCFMG; encoded by the coding sequence ATGGCCCTGTCTGAATTTGAGCACGCCAAGGTAGAGCAAGAACTCGTAAGCTTACTGGAAACGGTTCGTCCCCCGGTCGAGATGCGCGACCAGGTGGATGTTATCTACCGGATAAAGGGGCAGAGCATTGTCCTGATCGAAAAACGCCCCTACTGGAGGGATCCCAAGGAATTCACGGAGCGCGAATTCGCCAAGGTCACGTTCGTGAAAAGCACGGGCACGTGGAGCGTGTATTGGAAGCGTGCCAGCGGGCAGTGGGAGCGTTACGACCCCTGCAAGACGGTTCCAACACTGGAGGCGTGGATACGCCTTCTTTGCGAAGATGCCTACGGCTGTTTTATGGGATAA
- a CDS encoding leucine-rich repeat domain-containing protein — protein sequence MSELNELFGPSTVLPPSAPLHLVELADSIASFPEGERVPSMRIWCNPAMTGIYLNGLDARELQLQNLVHLRSITLYGCPLERFPALTRMTELTSIECLYGGRFRYISDLSALVNLTTLRVEEGLLEDAYGIKHLSALQDLSLAYNHLVRMPPLDNLVALKNLSVSDNLLTDLPELGAQLLLEQLDCDGNRLTVLPPLNHLSALSGLYCRNNQLTELPELNGLVALKYLYCNTNQLASLPSLDGLSELFYLHCYENELTVLPDLTGLSKLRYVRAEDNQLSAEAIDNALIQLAGAGMATNGSFNYSGNPGAPNEQRSTDATTAKTILTSRGWAITI from the coding sequence ATGAGTGAACTTAACGAACTGTTTGGCCCGTCCACGGTGCTTCCCCCCAGCGCTCCGCTCCATCTCGTGGAGCTGGCAGACAGCATCGCTTCGTTCCCCGAGGGTGAGCGTGTGCCCAGTATGCGTATCTGGTGCAATCCGGCCATGACAGGTATCTATCTGAACGGATTGGACGCCCGTGAACTGCAACTGCAAAACCTCGTACATCTGCGCTCCATTACCCTTTATGGCTGTCCACTGGAACGGTTCCCGGCTCTCACGCGCATGACCGAACTGACCTCAATCGAATGTCTCTATGGGGGCCGTTTTCGTTATATTTCCGACCTGAGTGCGCTGGTAAATCTTACGACGCTGCGCGTGGAGGAAGGTCTGCTCGAAGATGCCTATGGCATCAAACATTTGTCCGCCCTTCAAGACCTGAGTCTTGCCTACAATCATCTCGTTCGGATGCCGCCCTTGGATAACCTCGTGGCCTTGAAAAACCTGTCGGTCTCCGACAACCTGTTGACGGACTTACCCGAGCTGGGGGCGCAGCTCTTGCTGGAACAACTCGACTGTGACGGCAATCGGTTGACCGTCTTGCCCCCGTTGAACCACCTCTCTGCCCTGAGTGGTTTGTATTGCAGGAATAATCAACTGACCGAATTGCCCGAACTGAATGGGCTGGTTGCCCTGAAATACCTGTATTGCAATACGAACCAGTTGGCCTCGTTACCGTCTCTGGACGGCTTGAGCGAACTGTTTTACCTGCACTGCTACGAGAACGAATTGACGGTCCTGCCGGACTTAACCGGCTTGAGCAAGCTGCGTTACGTCCGGGCAGAGGACAACCAGTTGAGCGCCGAAGCCATCGACAATGCCCTCATTCAGTTGGCGGGGGCTGGCATGGCAACCAACGGCAGTTTTAATTACTCCGGCAATCCGGGCGCGCCCAACGAGCAGCGTTCCACGGACGCCACCACCGCTAAAACCATCCTGACCAGCCGTGGCTGGGCCATCACCATTTGA
- a CDS encoding DNA/RNA non-specific endonuclease — MVRRKNKPRKKKSLLSLPFRFGKITLVLVVLAALGFGIWYSQQDDETQEAVNQRAIAVLVWVRDRRETNRKTDRWIEWVMDRIPASRGIVVDADALGADRYTLAGLPVADKRLQLLTNSGYVVGYDEQMENPAWVAYKLTYTPEGGTEDRPESFETDMRTRARVSHNDYTGSGFDRGHMAPNHAIGVVYGPQAQMETFLMSNVVPQQPQLNQGIWRLLEQQVSQSWLRRFHELWVITGPVYEKPVRRLASGVAIPSGFFKIVADVTDRDELRVIAVIIPQGAGESDDFSQYLVSVDEVEALTGFDFFSLLDDPVETPLEETVPARLW; from the coding sequence ATGGTCCGACGAAAAAACAAACCCCGCAAGAAGAAGAGCCTGCTGTCCCTGCCGTTCCGGTTCGGAAAGATCACGCTCGTGCTCGTTGTGCTGGCGGCGCTGGGTTTCGGTATCTGGTACAGCCAGCAGGATGATGAGACGCAGGAAGCGGTGAACCAGCGGGCGATTGCCGTGCTTGTCTGGGTGCGGGATCGCCGGGAAACCAACCGCAAGACTGACCGCTGGATCGAGTGGGTGATGGACCGCATCCCTGCTTCGCGCGGTATTGTGGTGGACGCGGATGCCCTCGGCGCTGACCGTTACACCCTGGCGGGCCTGCCGGTCGCTGACAAGCGCTTGCAGCTTTTAACCAACAGCGGCTATGTGGTGGGCTACGATGAGCAGATGGAAAATCCGGCCTGGGTTGCCTACAAGCTGACATACACGCCTGAGGGTGGGACGGAAGATCGCCCGGAGTCCTTTGAGACGGACATGCGCACGCGGGCGCGGGTGAGCCACAACGACTACACCGGCAGCGGATTCGACCGGGGACACATGGCTCCCAATCACGCGATCGGTGTCGTCTATGGCCCGCAGGCACAGATGGAGACCTTTCTGATGTCGAACGTCGTTCCGCAACAGCCGCAGCTCAACCAAGGCATCTGGCGGTTGCTGGAGCAGCAGGTTTCCCAGTCCTGGCTGCGCCGCTTTCACGAATTGTGGGTCATCACCGGGCCGGTTTACGAGAAGCCGGTGCGTCGTTTGGCCTCTGGCGTGGCCATCCCCAGCGGCTTTTTCAAAATTGTCGCGGACGTGACGGACCGGGATGAGTTGCGGGTGATCGCCGTCATCATCCCGCAGGGAGCCGGTGAGTCGGACGATTTCAGCCAATATCTGGTATCCGTGGACGAAGTGGAAGCTCTCACTGGTTTTGACTTTTTCAGCCTGCTGGATGATCCGGTTGAGACCCCGCTGGAAGAAACGGTTCCCGCCCGTTTGTGGTAA
- a CDS encoding phage BR0599 family protein: protein MNYLDIPVFPLVADLGESVRRTLNYEPEVTDIGFGAHPAMPVQANTQERLQIVTVAPDADALDAVEAFFAARSGRFKAFWLATGAEDVTVLSASVSATMFIEASIFSDWSHLKGKHLVFCSLDGQCLFRKVLLVEATAFATRSQVTLDEALPANADCWQVSRLLLVRLSSDEIKYDFEADNHARIRFTGIELPEEYTAPNALATRRPVYLYRITRRYGVRDIYSLHLTSHDTPVNSGVTWHPVPIDHSGLSVSTEGDTDKLNLELFAWEGNPFEDWLPIHIGQPTSVVLSLAHVDEATGLVLEAPVILFRGIIESVTRQGYTLKAKSVSPLSYGEKRVPRFFLQTRCNYQLFDGSTCRVPSATYRLSGTIEAIDTDGGSIDFESATLVDKAADWLPGGYIEIGTAPQVEVRTIRYAEILSATRHRLYLNASLRISQTGDACSAWPGCDRTPDCCKQRFDNFVNYGGHPFIPYENPTLMAMPLANTASGGGKK, encoded by the coding sequence ATGAACTACCTTGATATACCGGTCTTTCCGCTGGTGGCCGACTTGGGGGAGTCGGTGCGCCGGACGCTCAACTACGAGCCGGAAGTCACCGACATCGGCTTCGGGGCGCACCCCGCTATGCCAGTGCAGGCCAATACACAGGAGCGCCTGCAAATCGTCACGGTGGCACCAGACGCCGATGCCCTCGATGCGGTGGAGGCGTTCTTCGCGGCTCGGAGCGGGCGCTTCAAGGCGTTCTGGCTGGCGACCGGCGCGGAGGATGTGACGGTACTGAGTGCGTCGGTGTCAGCCACCATGTTCATCGAAGCGTCCATCTTCTCCGACTGGTCGCACCTGAAAGGAAAACACCTCGTGTTCTGTTCGTTGGACGGCCAGTGCCTGTTTCGGAAAGTCCTGCTCGTCGAAGCGACTGCCTTTGCCACGCGTTCTCAAGTCACGCTCGATGAAGCTTTGCCCGCGAACGCCGACTGCTGGCAGGTCTCACGCCTGCTCCTAGTACGCCTTTCCAGCGACGAGATCAAGTATGACTTCGAGGCCGATAACCACGCCCGCATCCGCTTCACCGGCATCGAACTGCCCGAGGAGTATACCGCCCCCAACGCGCTCGCCACCCGCCGTCCCGTCTATCTCTACCGCATCACCCGCCGTTACGGGGTGCGCGATATTTACTCGCTCCACCTCACGAGCCACGACACACCGGTCAACAGCGGCGTCACCTGGCACCCGGTCCCCATCGACCACAGCGGCCTGTCCGTCTCGACCGAGGGCGACACCGACAAGCTGAACCTCGAACTCTTCGCCTGGGAGGGGAATCCCTTCGAGGACTGGCTGCCCATCCATATCGGCCAGCCTACCAGTGTCGTCTTGAGCCTCGCCCACGTCGATGAAGCTACCGGCCTCGTGCTGGAGGCCCCGGTCATTCTGTTCCGGGGCATCATCGAATCCGTCACCCGGCAGGGCTACACCCTCAAGGCCAAGTCGGTCAGCCCGCTCTCCTACGGCGAAAAGCGTGTCCCGCGCTTCTTCCTCCAAACCCGTTGCAACTACCAACTCTTCGACGGTTCCACCTGCCGTGTGCCCTCGGCCACTTATCGGCTGAGTGGCACCATCGAGGCCATCGACACGGATGGCGGGAGTATCGACTTCGAGTCCGCCACCCTCGTGGACAAGGCCGCAGACTGGCTACCGGGCGGCTATATCGAAATCGGCACCGCCCCGCAGGTCGAGGTCCGTACCATCCGTTACGCAGAAATCCTCTCCGCGACTCGCCACCGGCTCTACCTGAACGCTTCCCTGCGCATTTCACAAACCGGGGACGCCTGTTCGGCCTGGCCCGGTTGCGACCGCACCCCCGATTGCTGCAAGCAGCGCTTTGACAACTTCGTCAATTACGGCGGGCACCCGTTCATCCCCTACGAAAACCCGACCCTCATGGCCATGCCCCTCGCCAACACGGCCTCCGGCGGCGGCAAGAAATGA
- a CDS encoding MotA/TolQ/ExbB proton channel family protein produces the protein MIPNLSLAFLMGQSPMELFTHGGPIMWPILALSFIAVTVVIERTLFLLRENKRRQPEVVEQILEQIEARNVDKAVELSGSTRDYIARILHYALTNREHSLNNAFTRAADKELTRFQQGMAVLDTCITAAPLLGLLGTIVGMMGTFASLGGGDISGNTGAITGGVGEALIATACGLGIALIGLLPYNILNARIEQVKHDITDVYSALELLIKKNKGKSNAPHAHNSESVRERFPEGFEPQPDPA, from the coding sequence ATGATACCGAATCTATCACTCGCATTTCTGATGGGGCAGAGCCCGATGGAGTTGTTCACGCACGGGGGGCCGATCATGTGGCCGATCCTCGCCTTGTCCTTCATCGCCGTGACGGTGGTGATCGAACGCACGCTGTTTTTGCTACGCGAGAACAAGCGCCGCCAGCCGGAAGTGGTGGAGCAAATCCTTGAGCAGATTGAGGCCAGGAACGTGGACAAGGCTGTCGAGTTGAGCGGCAGCACTCGCGACTACATCGCCCGCATCCTGCACTACGCGCTGACCAACCGCGAACACTCGCTCAACAATGCTTTCACCCGCGCCGCCGACAAGGAACTGACGCGCTTCCAGCAAGGCATGGCCGTGCTGGACACCTGCATCACGGCGGCCCCGCTGCTGGGCCTGCTGGGGACCATTGTCGGGATGATGGGAACCTTCGCCTCGCTCGGCGGGGGCGACATTTCCGGCAACACCGGGGCGATCACCGGGGGCGTGGGCGAGGCCCTCATCGCGACGGCCTGCGGCCTCGGGATCGCCTTGATCGGCCTGTTACCATACAACATCCTGAACGCCCGCATCGAGCAGGTGAAGCACGACATCACCGATGTGTACTCGGCGCTGGAACTGCTGATCAAGAAAAACAAGGGCAAGTCCAATGCCCCCCACGCGCACAATAGCGAGTCCGTGAGGGAACGGTTCCCCGAGGGCTTTGAGCCGCAGCCTGATCCGGCCTGA
- a CDS encoding biopolymer transporter ExbD: protein MDEPVQVFAASPPKRARIEIIPLIDVIFFLLATFILFTLSLQKSGGLPVSLPKADSGEGRIAEDAVTVTLTREGTLAWDKEPVTLDEFIARLQAYKAIEPDPKILLNGDEDASFVQARYVIDEIRKAGVNKILFETKLKPK, encoded by the coding sequence ATGGACGAACCCGTTCAGGTCTTTGCCGCCTCTCCCCCGAAGCGCGCCCGCATTGAGATTATCCCGTTGATCGACGTGATTTTCTTCCTGCTGGCGACCTTCATCCTGTTCACCCTCTCGCTGCAAAAAAGCGGCGGGCTCCCGGTGTCGCTGCCAAAGGCCGATTCGGGCGAGGGGCGCATTGCCGAGGATGCTGTCACCGTCACCCTGACCAGGGAGGGCACGCTGGCCTGGGACAAGGAGCCGGTCACTCTCGATGAGTTCATTGCTCGCTTGCAGGCGTACAAGGCGATTGAGCCAGACCCGAAAATCCTGCTCAACGGCGACGAGGACGCCTCCTTTGTGCAGGCCCGCTATGTGATTGACGAAATCCGCAAGGCCGGGGTGAACAAGATTCTCTTCGAGACCAAGCTCAAGCCCAAATAA
- a CDS encoding biopolymer transporter ExbD: MTPAFSEPSKKKARIEIIPLIDVIFFLLATFILFTLSLDKLQTVPVDLPQVSPNASAEAPKDDEIVVLQVSEGGTAYWNRELIAAAEIPARLTNYKNSAEVPTVLISSDTLARYGDVIGVLDQVRLAGIERISIETIDRPAGR, from the coding sequence ATGACACCCGCTTTTTCAGAGCCGTCCAAAAAGAAAGCCCGCATCGAGATCATTCCGCTGATCGACGTGATCTTCTTTTTGCTGGCGACGTTCATCCTGTTCACGCTCTCGCTGGACAAGCTCCAGACGGTACCGGTGGACCTGCCGCAGGTTTCGCCCAACGCCAGCGCCGAAGCGCCCAAGGACGACGAGATCGTCGTCTTGCAGGTTTCCGAGGGCGGCACGGCCTACTGGAACCGTGAACTGATTGCAGCGGCGGAAATCCCGGCCCGCCTGACGAACTACAAGAACAGCGCCGAGGTGCCGACCGTGCTCATCTCCAGCGACACGCTGGCCCGCTACGGCGACGTGATTGGCGTGCTTGATCAGGTACGGCTGGCGGGCATCGAACGCATCTCCATCGAGACTATTGACCGGCCCGCTGGCCGCTGA
- a CDS encoding energy transducer TonB: MRRLFPFLRFDLILAAVLSLLIHSGIALGGEWLKAAPAPPETEPESDPIEVMIQPVIEPDEVVVTDIEMTESAGAEESAEPAPPMQADMPSVQIDSPFVQQMQPPPPQGLSADAAGAIRIPTTTTRAGLQKRSAQLFDLSDLDQPPVPTFRSRPVHPYELRRDGIEGKVLVEFSVDSGGDVIDAHAVKSSRREFESPAVQAVLKWKFRPGKKGGVPVGTQRIQVWINFNLN, from the coding sequence ATGAGACGCCTGTTTCCCTTTTTACGTTTCGATTTGATTCTGGCCGCCGTGTTGTCGCTGCTCATCCACAGCGGTATCGCGCTGGGCGGTGAGTGGCTGAAAGCCGCCCCGGCCCCGCCCGAGACGGAGCCAGAGTCCGACCCCATCGAGGTCATGATCCAGCCGGTGATCGAACCGGACGAGGTCGTCGTGACCGACATCGAAATGACTGAGAGCGCCGGGGCCGAGGAGTCCGCCGAACCGGCCCCGCCCATGCAGGCGGACATGCCCAGCGTGCAGATTGACTCGCCTTTCGTGCAGCAGATGCAGCCTCCGCCTCCGCAGGGCCTGAGCGCCGACGCCGCCGGGGCCATCCGCATCCCCACCACCACGACACGGGCGGGTCTGCAAAAGCGCAGTGCGCAGTTGTTTGACCTGTCCGACCTCGACCAGCCGCCCGTGCCGACTTTCCGCAGTCGCCCGGTCCACCCCTACGAACTGCGCCGCGACGGCATTGAGGGCAAGGTGCTGGTGGAGTTTTCCGTGGACAGTGGCGGGGACGTGATCGACGCGCACGCGGTCAAATCCAGCCGCCGCGAGTTTGAGAGCCCAGCCGTTCAGGCCGTGCTCAAGTGGAAGTTCCGGCCCGGCAAGAAGGGCGGTGTCCCGGTCGGCACGCAGCGCATCCAAGTGTGGATCAACTTCAACCTCAACTAG
- a CDS encoding TonB-dependent receptor: MFYYACYALRRMLKNRRPLPFKILTTAFTLSMAATGLSAEVINYATYPQLTEVPVTIPEGEMTLESALKSIESQTEFRFMYLASDIPVSDPVKFTGDTISLSDMLFKITEAAGVVFTPTGNDNMIAIRMQTADDEIDYGGAMAMNLEDGPGGEVIMLDSFDVDSQEFKSGSDQLTMERKVSTGMMNFLSLEDMSKFGGSDLSEVINRMVGVNVVEGRFAVVRGLGDRYVSTLVNGLPMPSPDPMRQGVQLDLFPTSIIEEVVVHKNALPNMPMNSAAAAFDLRTRQFSEDFTAWFEAGYSVNSNATNDYLRLDNDAAYSLWPYSIDGFDPMPGNFGQPYDKDNANQEIGINFGDTPVTPSFKFGFSDTFEVLDHSKLKVVFATSYDTGATTATGWEQERIATVGSGIYNKTLGAWIPAAGVPGSVYSDSLEARGLYYDLTRSDYEVLFGGLVGLAFQIDEDGDHEIYFNTLYSQSTNSRAQRLANGHYPAGQAQVTYDLIFGQPATGHYHPINYTPGMAVPGQINTGTVEGGYFPNIIGLGNGELYYLNEDISIFEERNLTAFQLGGDHTFEELGGLRANWGLTMSSTTSDVFQSVLNYFTEPSTGEYVWADSTALESSGTASELAMEQTWRDLSEDTYGARLDLAYDLPFWGGREWTLEGGAFFQDAKRTVTQADVFYSVDQEITGTTLEEYINQVVEHGVYGIGAGQVTPPVKPSWADVSRTQTAGYLMGTFPLLEQLSFTGGARLVDLQMSAKGGFNLISGIDLEDLVNYEYYISSTQQVSLADYIGYPDTGEGNIHKNYILPSGVMTWDVTDDFIIRGGGSMTVVLPSMRELSPYFSLDDDFNSVLGNPGLKPSDVYSVDLRFEYYFNESALVALNFFYKWIQNPIEKIAWYNDYEGTFYTYFNNPVTATTRGVEFEFRTDLDIIDDELSNFNLGINLAYIDARVPLSEYTRLAYYNAVSNPGIDVDQGPGAGPYGTNNIPEYNRMQDQPEWTVNADLTWINPDWGSRLSLILYAQSDVLSSLGSPVLPTLDEYYLPFYELKFVYAQELWDGFTMKFSVSNITDTERGMKYSSEVFSSPPTYQSFHVGQTYELKFSYEF, from the coding sequence ATGTTTTACTATGCCTGCTACGCCCTGCGCCGGATGCTAAAAAACCGGCGCCCACTTCCCTTTAAAATCCTGACGACGGCGTTCACGCTGTCGATGGCAGCTACCGGCCTGTCCGCCGAGGTCATCAACTACGCGACCTATCCGCAGTTGACGGAGGTCCCCGTTACGATCCCCGAAGGAGAAATGACCCTGGAGTCCGCCCTCAAGTCCATCGAGTCGCAGACTGAATTCCGTTTCATGTATCTGGCTTCGGATATTCCGGTCAGCGATCCGGTCAAGTTTACCGGGGACACGATCAGCCTCTCCGATATGCTGTTCAAAATCACTGAGGCAGCGGGCGTGGTCTTCACCCCGACCGGCAATGATAACATGATCGCCATCCGGATGCAGACCGCCGACGACGAGATCGACTACGGCGGGGCGATGGCCATGAACCTCGAAGACGGCCCGGGTGGCGAGGTTATCATGCTGGATAGCTTCGATGTGGACAGCCAGGAGTTCAAAAGCGGCAGCGACCAGCTTACGATGGAGCGAAAGGTCTCCACCGGCATGATGAACTTTCTCTCGCTGGAGGATATGTCGAAGTTCGGCGGATCGGACCTCTCCGAAGTTATCAACCGCATGGTCGGGGTCAATGTCGTGGAGGGGCGCTTCGCCGTGGTGCGCGGGCTGGGCGACCGCTACGTGAGCACGCTGGTCAACGGTCTGCCCATGCCCAGCCCGGACCCGATGCGCCAGGGGGTGCAGTTGGACCTTTTCCCCACCTCGATTATTGAAGAGGTGGTGGTACATAAGAACGCCCTGCCCAACATGCCCATGAACTCGGCCGCCGCCGCCTTTGATCTGCGCACCCGGCAGTTCAGCGAGGATTTTACCGCGTGGTTCGAGGCCGGCTACTCGGTCAACTCCAATGCAACGAATGACTACCTTCGTCTGGACAATGACGCCGCCTACAGCCTGTGGCCTTACAGCATTGACGGGTTCGATCCTATGCCCGGAAATTTTGGGCAACCCTACGACAAAGATAATGCCAACCAGGAGATCGGCATCAACTTCGGCGATACCCCCGTTACGCCGAGTTTCAAATTCGGCTTCTCGGATACCTTCGAAGTCCTCGATCACAGCAAGCTTAAGGTTGTTTTTGCCACCAGTTACGATACGGGAGCAACGACTGCGACCGGTTGGGAGCAGGAGAGAATAGCGACGGTTGGGTCCGGTATTTATAATAAAACGCTGGGGGCCTGGATTCCCGCCGCTGGTGTGCCCGGCTCTGTCTATTCCGATTCTCTGGAGGCTCGGGGGCTTTACTACGACCTGACCCGTTCGGACTACGAGGTTCTCTTCGGCGGCTTGGTGGGACTGGCCTTCCAAATCGATGAAGACGGTGACCACGAAATTTACTTTAATACCCTCTATTCCCAGAGCACGAATTCCCGCGCCCAGCGCCTGGCTAATGGCCACTATCCTGCCGGGCAGGCACAAGTGACCTATGATCTGATTTTCGGCCAGCCTGCGACCGGTCACTATCACCCGATAAACTATACGCCAGGGATGGCGGTTCCGGGGCAGATTAATACCGGGACCGTAGAGGGAGGGTATTTCCCGAACATCATCGGACTGGGTAACGGAGAACTTTATTATCTCAACGAGGATATTTCAATTTTCGAGGAGCGCAACCTGACCGCCTTTCAGTTGGGAGGTGATCACACCTTCGAGGAACTGGGTGGCCTGCGGGCGAACTGGGGGCTGACCATGAGTTCGACGACCAGTGATGTTTTCCAGAGCGTGCTGAACTATTTCACCGAGCCATCCACCGGCGAGTATGTCTGGGCGGATAGTACAGCGTTGGAATCTTCCGGTACTGCGAGTGAGCTTGCCATGGAGCAGACCTGGAGGGATCTGAGTGAGGACACCTACGGGGCTCGGCTAGACCTGGCCTACGACTTGCCCTTCTGGGGAGGACGTGAATGGACGCTGGAAGGCGGTGCTTTTTTCCAAGATGCCAAACGCACGGTCACGCAGGCAGACGTTTTCTATTCGGTGGACCAGGAAATCACCGGCACAACCTTGGAAGAGTATATCAACCAAGTCGTGGAGCACGGGGTGTACGGAATTGGGGCAGGGCAGGTCACCCCGCCGGTTAAGCCCTCCTGGGCGGATGTTTCGCGCACACAGACGGCAGGCTATCTCATGGGAACGTTCCCGCTGCTGGAGCAGCTCAGTTTCACGGGCGGGGCGCGGCTGGTTGACTTGCAGATGAGTGCCAAGGGCGGGTTCAATCTCATCAGCGGCATAGACCTTGAGGATCTGGTCAATTACGAGTACTACATTAGCTCCACCCAGCAGGTCAGCTTGGCCGACTACATCGGCTATCCGGACACGGGGGAGGGAAACATCCATAAGAACTATATCCTCCCTTCCGGGGTGATGACTTGGGACGTGACTGACGACTTCATCATTCGCGGTGGCGGCTCCATGACGGTGGTACTGCCCTCCATGCGTGAGCTTTCACCCTACTTCTCTCTCGACGACGACTTTAACTCTGTGCTGGGTAATCCCGGTCTGAAGCCCTCGGATGTTTACTCGGTCGATCTGCGCTTTGAGTACTACTTTAATGAAAGCGCTCTGGTCGCGTTGAACTTTTTCTACAAGTGGATTCAGAACCCTATCGAGAAAATAGCCTGGTATAACGACTACGAAGGGACTTTTTACACCTACTTTAACAACCCGGTCACTGCCACCACGCGGGGGGTGGAGTTCGAGTTCCGCACCGACCTGGATATTATCGACGACGAGCTGAGCAACTTCAACCTCGGCATCAACCTGGCTTACATCGACGCCCGCGTGCCCCTCTCCGAGTACACCCGGCTGGCCTATTACAATGCTGTTTCGAATCCGGGGATCGATGTGGACCAGGGGCCGGGGGCGGGGCCTTACGGCACCAACAACATTCCTGAGTACAACCGCATGCAAGACCAGCCGGAGTGGACGGTCAACGCCGACCTGACTTGGATAAACCCGGACTGGGGCAGTCGTCTGAGTCTTATCCTTTATGCCCAGAGCGATGTGCTCTCGTCGCTTGGAAGCCCCGTGCTCCCCACCTTAGACGAGTACTACCTGCCCTTCTACGAGCTGAAGTTCGTTTACGCGCAGGAGCTCTGGGACGGTTTTACCATGAAGTTCTCCGTCTCCAACATCACCGACACCGAGCGAGGCATGAAATACTCCAGCGAGGTCTTCTCCAGCCCTCCCACCTATCAGTCCTTTCACGTGGGCCAGACTTATGAGCTGAAGTTCAGCTACGAGTTCTGA
- a CDS encoding PEP-CTERM sorting domain-containing protein, protein MKNAHKLILAAAAFVFAGSFAQAEVLAGWGFSTSWTGTSTPPSQLANSSIGTPGGTLSFPESWFGSTLANAVGTSSSNYDPEELFPGSTRSIYFQNVDLTGLGVPDSANDANDKPFYFTLNNPGAGMAFEDITLSYYAQITYAAGNPAYGSATITWAYSLTGIDGVYTDFATDTVDENNVWQTFLSGSDILDGGQAESLTLRAIVNGLDLNDGINTGELIRLDSLTINGTVAEAVPEPSTYALLAGTLTLAGVIIRRRRNRA, encoded by the coding sequence ATGAAAAACGCACATAAACTCATTCTCGCCGCCGCGGCTTTCGTCTTCGCCGGTTCTTTCGCCCAGGCTGAGGTCCTCGCCGGCTGGGGCTTTTCGACATCCTGGACTGGAACCAGTACGCCCCCGAGTCAACTTGCCAACAGCAGCATTGGCACACCCGGCGGTACGCTCAGTTTTCCTGAGTCCTGGTTCGGTTCGACGCTCGCCAATGCCGTGGGCACGAGTTCGTCCAATTATGACCCGGAGGAGTTGTTTCCCGGTTCCACCAGAAGCATTTATTTCCAGAATGTGGATTTGACGGGCCTGGGGGTACCGGACAGCGCCAATGACGCTAATGACAAGCCCTTCTACTTTACCCTGAATAATCCCGGGGCAGGGATGGCCTTTGAGGATATTACGCTGAGCTATTATGCGCAGATTACCTATGCGGCGGGGAATCCGGCCTACGGCAGCGCGACGATCACCTGGGCCTACAGCCTGACGGGGATTGACGGGGTTTATACCGACTTTGCCACCGACACAGTGGACGAGAACAACGTCTGGCAGACGTTCCTGTCGGGGTCCGATATTCTGGACGGGGGACAGGCTGAATCGCTCACGCTCCGTGCTATCGTCAATGGTCTGGATTTAAACGATGGAATCAATACAGGTGAATTAATACGCTTGGACAGCCTGACCATCAACGGCACGGTGGCCGAAGCCGTGCCCGAACCCTCGACCTACGCGCTGCTGGCCGGAACGCTTACCCTCGCGGGTGTGATTATTCGCCGTCGCCGTAACCGCGCCTAA